A genomic region of Columba livia isolate bColLiv1 breed racing homer chromosome 24, bColLiv1.pat.W.v2, whole genome shotgun sequence contains the following coding sequences:
- the BCL9L gene encoding B-cell CLL/lymphoma 9-like protein isoform X1, with amino-acid sequence MHPDNKLPSHGKAGSSGAPAQHHNVNQAPTCNLGPKGVGVGSHGSKATQISPGNSGLKSSQNAVPNFSSLKGKVKRERSISVDSGEQRESSTPSQDAESKGEVAPRSKRRCVLERKQPYSGDEWCSGPDSEEDDKPISSAHSCNVADPAMSTASQLGPGSNPLPSLSESSSSSVPHGAAPSLRPDAAGGGGTGKPPSQFVYVFTTHLANTAAEAVLQGRADSILAYHQQNVPRAKLDQAPAPKVLGVAEPLPVNPPAANTPQSQPPAPPVSQPPPQPPPPQPPPQTISQTPLPAASSLPQEGTSEDVRRDLTPNSLGNNSGSNQAGSNHPNTPTASTNTMQPGQVDSSATSSSSLLGEGPAPGLPGNGQAGLGPRNPLNSEGLSKEQLEHRERSLQTLRDIERLLLRSGEAEPFMKPGQNAGEGGTAPLPQAAPAQSAAPPASMKKYEEPLQSMISQTQSLGGPSLEHEVPHHPGADMGQQMNMMMQRLNQDSLTPEQVAWRKLQEEYYEEKRRKEEQISIHGRPMQEIMIPQSMGSMMMRGPPPPYHSKPGEQWPPGMGSQLRGPMDVQDPMQLRGGPPFPGPRFPGNQMQRVSGFGGMQNMPLDALGPMNAMQRPVRPGMGWSDDLPPMGGPGNFPQGSLPYPSGQGDPERFMNPRAREEILRHQLMEKRQVAMQRPMGMSGNSMGQGMEMERMIQAHRQMDPSMFAGQITGDSLSGAPMGMDFAGTRGMLSPPMSQSGLRDMDAPMGPGNLNMNMNVNMNMNMNLNVQMTPQQQMMMSQKMRGPDIMAHQGMSPEELARARAQNGNGSAMLGGPQKMMMPSQFPNQGQHGFSGGQGPYPNMPQEMGSGSDMFSPEQGTMPVGSIGGTTRLSHIPLPPASNPTPAQGGNLANMHPAPSRGLGRRPSDLTINISQMNSPSMGHLKSPTLSQVHSPLVTSPSANLKSPQTPSQMVSMPPSNQSGPLKSPQVMSSSLNVRSPTGSPSRLKSPSMAVPSPGWVPSPKATMPSPGVNQSKQTLGMNSSASMGGLDQDPSPSQNPLSLMMSQMSKYAMPSSTPLYHNAIKTIATSDDELLPDRPMLPPGSMSGVTGNQPNQLHLNSVGPGSSQSPMGMNMPGQQPLSHEPPPTSMMSSPNPLGSNIPMHPSAPGAGVPPPNPMMLPPGPQDSLNQQCGPVPNSSQMIPSNQLVFPRMQQPHNTMPSPAGGMPMAPGAGGGPGMQQHYPPGMPMPPEDLPSQQPSQMPPQQHLMGKNIAPRIGEPYPPVLPGVASVLNDPELSEVIRPTPTGIPEFDLSRIIPSEKPSSTLQYFPKSDSQAPKSQPSNLHLMNLQNMMAEQPPVRPGMNVPGQQGVQRGLGVPMCHPGQVPMLGRTGMPPQQGMMGNSMHQGMMSPQQSLMAQQNFMLMQAKQRSMSVSGDMYAQTGHMMSPQGSLMGPPPQQNLMVTHQMRQRSVSLDSQMSYIPGPGNMANLPF; translated from the exons ATGCACCCTGACAACAAACTGCCCAGCCATGGCAAGGCAGGCAGCAGCGGTGCCCCGGCCCAGCACCACAACGTGAACCAAGCGCCCACCTGCAATCTGGGCCCTAAGGGCGTGGGGGTGGGCAGCCATGGCAGCAAGGCCACCCAGATCTCCCCTGGCAACTCTGGACTGAAAAGCAGCCAGAACGCTGTCCCAAACTTCAGCTCCTTGAAAGGCAAGGTGAAACGGGAACGGAGCATCTCGGTGGACTCTGGAGAACAGCGAGAAAGCAGCACACCTTCACAGGACGCAGAATCAAAAG GTGAGGTGGCTCCTCGCAGCAAGCGGCGGTGCGTGCTGGAGAGGAAGCAGCCATACAGCGGGGACGAAtggtgctctgggccagacagCGAGGAAGACGACAAGCCCATCAGCAGTGCACACA GTTGTAATGTAGCAGATCCTGCAATGTCCACGGCCTCGCAGCTTGGCCCAGGGTCCAACCCGCTGCCCAGCCTGAGCGAGAGCAGTTCTTCCAGCGTGCCCCATGGTGCGGCTCCCAGCTTGCGGCCGGACGCTGCGGGAGGCGGAGGGACGGGAAAGCCACCTTCGCAGTTTGTTTACGTCTTTACAACGCACCTCGCTAACAC GGCTGCAGAAGCTGTCCTGCAAGGCCGAGCTGACTCCATTCTGGCCTACCATCAGCAGAATGTCCCACGGGCAAAGCTAGACCAG GCACCAGCTCCTAAAGTGCTGGGGGTTGCCGAGCCGCTTCCAGTTAACCCTCCGGCTGCCAACACTCCACAGTCCCAGCCACCGGCACCTCCAGTGAGTCAGCCACCGCCGCAGCCGCCCCCTCCGCAGCCTCCGCCTCAGACCATCAGTCAAAcccccctgcctgcagccagcagcctgcCCCAGGAGGGGACAAGTGAAGATGTCCGGAGAGATCTGACTCCCAACTCTTTGGGGAACAACAGTGGCAGCAACCAGGCTGGAAGTAACCACCCAAATACGCCCACCGCGTCCACCAACACCATGCAGCCGGGGCAGGTGGACTCCTCCGCCACATCCAGCTCCAGCCTCCTCGGGGAGGGCCCAGCTCCAGGGCTGCCGGGGAATGGGCAGGCGGGCCTGGGCCCCAGGAACCCCCTGAACTCAGAAGGGCTCTccaaggagcagctggagcaccGGGAGCGCTCGCTGCAGACCCTGCGGGACATTGAGCGCCTGCTGCTGCGCAGCGGGGAGGCCGAGCCCTTCATGAAGCCCGGCCAAAATGCGGGTGAGGGCGGGACAGCCCCTCTGCCacaggcagcccctgcccagtcTGCTGCACCCCCCGCCAGCATGAAGAAGTACGAAGAGCCTCTGCAGTCCATGATCTCCCAGACCCAGAGCCTCGGTGGGCCCAGCCTGGAGCATGAGGTGCCCCACCACCCAGGCGCTGACATGGGGCAGCAGATGAACATGATGATGCAGCGACTGAACCAGGACAGCCTGACACCAGAGCAAGTGGCCTGGCGGAAGCTGCAGGAAGAGTATTACGAGGAGAAGCGGCGGAAAGAGGAGCAGATCAGCATCCACGGCCGGCCCATGCAGGAGATCATGATCCCGCAGTCCATGGGGAGCATGATGATGCGTGGGCCCCCCCCGCCCTACCACAGCAAGCCTGGGGAGCAGTGGCCGCcggggatgggcagccagctGCGGGGACCCATGGATGTGCAGGACCCCATGCAGTTGCGGGGAGGGCCGCCGTTCCCGGGGCCGCGGTTCCCTGGGAATCAAATGCAGAGAGTCTCTGGCTTCGGCGGGATGCAGAACATGCCCTTGGATGCCCTTGGGCCCATGAATGCCATGCAGAGGCCGGTCAGGCCTGGCATGGGGTGGAGCGATGATCTGCCTCCTATGGGAGGCCCTGGGAACTTCCCGCAAGGCAGCCTGCCCTACCCGTCAGGGCAAGGGGACCCCGAAAGGTTCATGAATCCCCGTGCCAGGGAGGAGATCCTGCGGCACCAGCTGATGGAGAAGCGCCAGGTGGCGATGCAAAGGCCCATGGGGATGTCCGGCAACTCCATGGGCCAGGGCATGGAAATGGAGAGGATGATACAGGCTCACAGGCAGATGGATCCATCCATGTTTGCTGGGCAGATAACGGGGGACAGCCTGAGCGGTGCCCCCATGGGAATGGATTTTGCAGGCACTCGGGGAATGCTGAGCCCCCCTATGAGTCAGTCGGGTCTTCGGGACATGGACGCACCCATGGGCCCTGGCAACCTCAACATGAACATGAATGTCAACATGAACATGAACATGAACCTCAATGTCCAGATGACCCCGCAGCAGCAGATGATGATGTCGCAGAAGATGAGGGGCCCTGACATTATGGCCCATCAGGGCATGAGCCCCGAGGAGCTGGCCAGGGCGAGGGCTCAGAACGGCAACGGCAGTGCAATGCTGGGGGGACCGCAGAAAATGATGATGCCCTCCCAGTTCCCCAACCAAGGACAGCACGGTTTCTCTGGTGGGCAAGGGCCTTACCCCAACATGCCCCAGGAGATGGGCAGTGGCTCAGACATGTTCAGCCCTGAGCAGGGCACCATGCCTGTCGGGAGCATCGGTGGCACCACCAGGCTCAGCCACATCCCTCTGCCTCCAGCCTCCAATCCCACCCCTGCGCAGGGGGGCAACCTGGCCAACATGCACCCGGCGCCTTCCCGGGGGCTGGGCCGCCGGCCCTCCGACCTCACCATCAACATCAGCCAGATGAACTCCCCTAGCATGGGTCACCTCAAGTCTCCGACCCTCAGCCAGGTGCACTCGCCACTGGTCACCTCCCCTTCTGCCAACCTCAAGTCCCCGCAGACGCCCTCGCAGATGGTCAGCATGCCACCTTCCAACCAGTCCGGGCCCCTCAAGTCCCCACAGGTGATGAGCTCCTCGCTTAATGTCCGGTCTCCAACTGGCTCACCAAGCCGCCTCAAGTCCCCTTCTATGGCTGTTCCTTCCCCTGGTTGGGTGCCGTCTCCCAAAGCCACCATGCCCAGCCCGGGAGTCAACCAGAGCAAGCAGACGCTCGGCATGAACTCCTCGGCTTCCATGGGAGGACTGGATCAGG ATCCATCCCCCTCACAGAACCCCCTCTCGCTGATGATGTCCCAGATGTCCAAGTACGCCATGCCCAGCTCCACACCGCTCTACCACAATGCCATCAAAACTATCGCCACCTCTGATGACGAGCTGCTGCCAGACAGGCCGATGCTCCCACCTGGAAGCATGTCAG gTGTGACGGGGAATCAGCCGAATCAACTGCACTTGAACTCTGTGGGGCCCGGATCCTCCCAGAGCCCCATGGGAATGAACATGCCCGGTCAGCAGCCCCTCTCCCACGAACCGCCCCCAACCTCCATGATGTCCTCCCCAAACCCGCTGGGCTCCAACATTCCTATGCACCCAAGCGCGCCGGGGGCAGGCGTACCCCCCCCGAACCCCATGATGCTGCCCCCGGGGCCCCAGGACTCATTGAACCAGCAGTGTGGCCCTGTACCCAACAGCTCGCAGATGATTCCTTCCAACCAGCTGGTGTTCCCCCGCATGCAGCAGCCCCACAACACCATGCCGTCCCCCGCCGGCGGCATGCCCATGGCCCCTGGCGCGGGAGGTGGCCCTGGTATGCAGCAGCACTACCCACCAGGGATGCCCATGCCGCCCGAGGAccttccctcccagcagcccagccagatgcccccccagcagcacctgaTGGGCAAGAACATCGCCCCGCGGATCGGCGAGCCCTACCCGCCCGTGCTTCCTGGCGTGGCGTCTGTGCTGAACGACCCCGAGCTCAGCGAGGTGATCCGCCCCACGCCCACAGGGATCCCTGAGTTCGACCTGTCCAGGATCATCCCCTCCGAGAAGCCGAGCAGCACCTTGCAGTATTTCCCCAAGAGTGACAGCCAAGCGCCCAAATCGCAGCCTTCCAACCTCCACCTCATGAACCTGCAGAACATGATGGCTGAGCAGCCCCCGGTGCGGCCAGGTATGAACGTCCCTGGGCAGCAGGGCGTGCAGCGGGGACTCGGCGTGCCCATGTGCCACCCCGGACAGGTGCCCATGCTGGGCAGGACAGGCATGCCGCCCCAGCAAGGCATGATGGGCAACAGCATGCACCAGGGCATGATGTCCCCGCAGCAGAGCCTGATGGCCCAGCAGAACTTCATGCTGATGCAGGCCAAGCAGAGGAGCATGTCCGTGTCGGGGGACATGTATGCTCAGACAGGACACATGATGTCACCTCAGGGCTCTCTCATGGGGCCCCCGCCTCAGCAGAACCTCATGGTCACACACCAGATGAGGCAGAGGAGCGTCTCCCTGGACAGCCAGATGAGTTACATCCCTGGGCCCGGGAACATGGCGAACCTGCCTTTCTAA
- the BCL9L gene encoding B-cell CLL/lymphoma 9-like protein isoform X2 codes for MHPDNKLPSHGKAGSSGAPAQHHNVNQAPTCNLGPKGVGVGSHGSKATQISPGNSGLKSSQNAVPNFSSLKGKVKRERSISVDSGEQRESSTPSQDAESKGEVAPRSKRRCVLERKQPYSGDEWCSGPDSEEDDKPISSAHSCNVADPAMSTASQLGPGSNPLPSLSESSSSSVPHGAAPSLRPDAAGGGGTGKPPSQFVYVFTTHLANTAAEAVLQGRADSILAYHQQNVPRAKLDQAPAPKVLGVAEPLPVNPPAANTPQSQPPAPPVSQPPPQPPPPQPPPQTISQTPLPAASSLPQEGTSEDVRRDLTPNSLGNNSGSNQAGSNHPNTPTASTNTMQPGQVDSSATSSSSLLGEGPAPGLPGNGQAGLGPRNPLNSEGLSKEQLEHRERSLQTLRDIERLLLRSGEAEPFMKPGQNAGEGGTAPLPQAAPAQSAAPPASMKKYEEPLQSMISQTQSLGGPSLEHEVPHHPGADMGQQMNMMMQRLNQDSLTPEQVAWRKLQEEYYEEKRRKEEQISIHGRPMQEIMIPQSMGSMMMRGPPPPYHSKPGEQWPPGMGSQLRGPMDVQDPMQLRGGPPFPGPRFPGNQMQRVSGFGGMQNMPLDALGPMNAMQRPVRPGMGWSDDLPPMGGPGNFPQGSLPYPSGQGDPERFMNPRAREEILRHQLMEKRQVAMQRPMGMSGNSMGQGMEMERMIQAHRQMDPSMFAGQITGDSLSGAPMGMDFAGTRGMLSPPMSQSGLRDMDAPMGPGNLNMNMNVNMNMNMNLNVQMTPQQQMMMSQKMRGPDIMAHQGMSPEELARARAQNGNGSAMLGGPQKMMMPSQFPNQGQHGFSGGQGPYPNMPQEMGSGSDMFSPEQGTMPVGSIGGTTRLSHIPLPPASNPTPAQGGNLANMHPAPSRGLGRRPSDLTINISQMNSPSMGHLKSPTLSQVHSPLVTSPSANLKSPQTPSQMVSMPPSNQSGPLKSPQVMSSSLNVRSPTGSPSRLKSPSMAVPSPGWVPSPKATMPSPGVNQSKQTLGMNSSASMGGLDQGSLPPGPRSSSSAPASNTSSTMNPNMPFTSSPDPSPSQNPLSLMMSQMSKYAMPSSTPLYHNAIKTIATSDDELLPDRPMLPPGSMSGVTGNQPNQLHLNSVGPGSSQSPMGMNMPGQQPLSHEPPPTSMMSSPNPLGSNIPMHPSAPGAGVPPPNPMMLPPGPQDSLNQQCGPVPNSSQMIPSNQLVFPRMQQPHNTMPSPAGGMPMAPGAGGGPGMQQHYPPGMPMPPEDLPSQQPSQMPPQQHLMGKNIAPRIGEPYPPVLPGVASVLNDPELSEVIRPTPTGIPEFDLSRIIPSEKPSSTLQYFPKSDSQAPKSQPSNLHLMNLQNMMAEQPPVRPGMNVPGQQGVQRGLGVPMCHPGQVPMLGRTGMPPQQGMMGNSMHQGMMSPQQSLMAQQNFMLMQAKQRSMSVSGDMYAQTGHMMSPQGSLMGPPPQQNLMVTHQMRQRSVSLDSQMSYIPGPGNMANLPF; via the exons ATGCACCCTGACAACAAACTGCCCAGCCATGGCAAGGCAGGCAGCAGCGGTGCCCCGGCCCAGCACCACAACGTGAACCAAGCGCCCACCTGCAATCTGGGCCCTAAGGGCGTGGGGGTGGGCAGCCATGGCAGCAAGGCCACCCAGATCTCCCCTGGCAACTCTGGACTGAAAAGCAGCCAGAACGCTGTCCCAAACTTCAGCTCCTTGAAAGGCAAGGTGAAACGGGAACGGAGCATCTCGGTGGACTCTGGAGAACAGCGAGAAAGCAGCACACCTTCACAGGACGCAGAATCAAAAG GTGAGGTGGCTCCTCGCAGCAAGCGGCGGTGCGTGCTGGAGAGGAAGCAGCCATACAGCGGGGACGAAtggtgctctgggccagacagCGAGGAAGACGACAAGCCCATCAGCAGTGCACACA GTTGTAATGTAGCAGATCCTGCAATGTCCACGGCCTCGCAGCTTGGCCCAGGGTCCAACCCGCTGCCCAGCCTGAGCGAGAGCAGTTCTTCCAGCGTGCCCCATGGTGCGGCTCCCAGCTTGCGGCCGGACGCTGCGGGAGGCGGAGGGACGGGAAAGCCACCTTCGCAGTTTGTTTACGTCTTTACAACGCACCTCGCTAACAC GGCTGCAGAAGCTGTCCTGCAAGGCCGAGCTGACTCCATTCTGGCCTACCATCAGCAGAATGTCCCACGGGCAAAGCTAGACCAG GCACCAGCTCCTAAAGTGCTGGGGGTTGCCGAGCCGCTTCCAGTTAACCCTCCGGCTGCCAACACTCCACAGTCCCAGCCACCGGCACCTCCAGTGAGTCAGCCACCGCCGCAGCCGCCCCCTCCGCAGCCTCCGCCTCAGACCATCAGTCAAAcccccctgcctgcagccagcagcctgcCCCAGGAGGGGACAAGTGAAGATGTCCGGAGAGATCTGACTCCCAACTCTTTGGGGAACAACAGTGGCAGCAACCAGGCTGGAAGTAACCACCCAAATACGCCCACCGCGTCCACCAACACCATGCAGCCGGGGCAGGTGGACTCCTCCGCCACATCCAGCTCCAGCCTCCTCGGGGAGGGCCCAGCTCCAGGGCTGCCGGGGAATGGGCAGGCGGGCCTGGGCCCCAGGAACCCCCTGAACTCAGAAGGGCTCTccaaggagcagctggagcaccGGGAGCGCTCGCTGCAGACCCTGCGGGACATTGAGCGCCTGCTGCTGCGCAGCGGGGAGGCCGAGCCCTTCATGAAGCCCGGCCAAAATGCGGGTGAGGGCGGGACAGCCCCTCTGCCacaggcagcccctgcccagtcTGCTGCACCCCCCGCCAGCATGAAGAAGTACGAAGAGCCTCTGCAGTCCATGATCTCCCAGACCCAGAGCCTCGGTGGGCCCAGCCTGGAGCATGAGGTGCCCCACCACCCAGGCGCTGACATGGGGCAGCAGATGAACATGATGATGCAGCGACTGAACCAGGACAGCCTGACACCAGAGCAAGTGGCCTGGCGGAAGCTGCAGGAAGAGTATTACGAGGAGAAGCGGCGGAAAGAGGAGCAGATCAGCATCCACGGCCGGCCCATGCAGGAGATCATGATCCCGCAGTCCATGGGGAGCATGATGATGCGTGGGCCCCCCCCGCCCTACCACAGCAAGCCTGGGGAGCAGTGGCCGCcggggatgggcagccagctGCGGGGACCCATGGATGTGCAGGACCCCATGCAGTTGCGGGGAGGGCCGCCGTTCCCGGGGCCGCGGTTCCCTGGGAATCAAATGCAGAGAGTCTCTGGCTTCGGCGGGATGCAGAACATGCCCTTGGATGCCCTTGGGCCCATGAATGCCATGCAGAGGCCGGTCAGGCCTGGCATGGGGTGGAGCGATGATCTGCCTCCTATGGGAGGCCCTGGGAACTTCCCGCAAGGCAGCCTGCCCTACCCGTCAGGGCAAGGGGACCCCGAAAGGTTCATGAATCCCCGTGCCAGGGAGGAGATCCTGCGGCACCAGCTGATGGAGAAGCGCCAGGTGGCGATGCAAAGGCCCATGGGGATGTCCGGCAACTCCATGGGCCAGGGCATGGAAATGGAGAGGATGATACAGGCTCACAGGCAGATGGATCCATCCATGTTTGCTGGGCAGATAACGGGGGACAGCCTGAGCGGTGCCCCCATGGGAATGGATTTTGCAGGCACTCGGGGAATGCTGAGCCCCCCTATGAGTCAGTCGGGTCTTCGGGACATGGACGCACCCATGGGCCCTGGCAACCTCAACATGAACATGAATGTCAACATGAACATGAACATGAACCTCAATGTCCAGATGACCCCGCAGCAGCAGATGATGATGTCGCAGAAGATGAGGGGCCCTGACATTATGGCCCATCAGGGCATGAGCCCCGAGGAGCTGGCCAGGGCGAGGGCTCAGAACGGCAACGGCAGTGCAATGCTGGGGGGACCGCAGAAAATGATGATGCCCTCCCAGTTCCCCAACCAAGGACAGCACGGTTTCTCTGGTGGGCAAGGGCCTTACCCCAACATGCCCCAGGAGATGGGCAGTGGCTCAGACATGTTCAGCCCTGAGCAGGGCACCATGCCTGTCGGGAGCATCGGTGGCACCACCAGGCTCAGCCACATCCCTCTGCCTCCAGCCTCCAATCCCACCCCTGCGCAGGGGGGCAACCTGGCCAACATGCACCCGGCGCCTTCCCGGGGGCTGGGCCGCCGGCCCTCCGACCTCACCATCAACATCAGCCAGATGAACTCCCCTAGCATGGGTCACCTCAAGTCTCCGACCCTCAGCCAGGTGCACTCGCCACTGGTCACCTCCCCTTCTGCCAACCTCAAGTCCCCGCAGACGCCCTCGCAGATGGTCAGCATGCCACCTTCCAACCAGTCCGGGCCCCTCAAGTCCCCACAGGTGATGAGCTCCTCGCTTAATGTCCGGTCTCCAACTGGCTCACCAAGCCGCCTCAAGTCCCCTTCTATGGCTGTTCCTTCCCCTGGTTGGGTGCCGTCTCCCAAAGCCACCATGCCCAGCCCGGGAGTCAACCAGAGCAAGCAGACGCTCGGCATGAACTCCTCGGCTTCCATGGGAGGACTGGATCAGG GTTCTCTCCCTCCTGGGCCTCGGAGCAGCAGTTCCGCACCTGCCAGTAACACCTCCAGCACCATGAATCCCAACATGCCTTTTACTTCCTCTCCAGATCCATCCCCCTCACAGAACCCCCTCTCGCTGATGATGTCCCAGATGTCCAAGTACGCCATGCCCAGCTCCACACCGCTCTACCACAATGCCATCAAAACTATCGCCACCTCTGATGACGAGCTGCTGCCAGACAGGCCGATGCTCCCACCTGGAAGCATGTCAG gTGTGACGGGGAATCAGCCGAATCAACTGCACTTGAACTCTGTGGGGCCCGGATCCTCCCAGAGCCCCATGGGAATGAACATGCCCGGTCAGCAGCCCCTCTCCCACGAACCGCCCCCAACCTCCATGATGTCCTCCCCAAACCCGCTGGGCTCCAACATTCCTATGCACCCAAGCGCGCCGGGGGCAGGCGTACCCCCCCCGAACCCCATGATGCTGCCCCCGGGGCCCCAGGACTCATTGAACCAGCAGTGTGGCCCTGTACCCAACAGCTCGCAGATGATTCCTTCCAACCAGCTGGTGTTCCCCCGCATGCAGCAGCCCCACAACACCATGCCGTCCCCCGCCGGCGGCATGCCCATGGCCCCTGGCGCGGGAGGTGGCCCTGGTATGCAGCAGCACTACCCACCAGGGATGCCCATGCCGCCCGAGGAccttccctcccagcagcccagccagatgcccccccagcagcacctgaTGGGCAAGAACATCGCCCCGCGGATCGGCGAGCCCTACCCGCCCGTGCTTCCTGGCGTGGCGTCTGTGCTGAACGACCCCGAGCTCAGCGAGGTGATCCGCCCCACGCCCACAGGGATCCCTGAGTTCGACCTGTCCAGGATCATCCCCTCCGAGAAGCCGAGCAGCACCTTGCAGTATTTCCCCAAGAGTGACAGCCAAGCGCCCAAATCGCAGCCTTCCAACCTCCACCTCATGAACCTGCAGAACATGATGGCTGAGCAGCCCCCGGTGCGGCCAGGTATGAACGTCCCTGGGCAGCAGGGCGTGCAGCGGGGACTCGGCGTGCCCATGTGCCACCCCGGACAGGTGCCCATGCTGGGCAGGACAGGCATGCCGCCCCAGCAAGGCATGATGGGCAACAGCATGCACCAGGGCATGATGTCCCCGCAGCAGAGCCTGATGGCCCAGCAGAACTTCATGCTGATGCAGGCCAAGCAGAGGAGCATGTCCGTGTCGGGGGACATGTATGCTCAGACAGGACACATGATGTCACCTCAGGGCTCTCTCATGGGGCCCCCGCCTCAGCAGAACCTCATGGTCACACACCAGATGAGGCAGAGGAGCGTCTCCCTGGACAGCCAGATGAGTTACATCCCTGGGCCCGGGAACATGGCGAACCTGCCTTTCTAA